The Dehalobacter sp. 12DCB1 region TTGCGTCGGTTAAGACACTTGAAATTCTGATTCCTGAACCGTATTCTTCTGTTACTAATAATGCACATTTTCCTATCCATCCTACCCCTGCTCTTGTCGCTATTGTTTTATGCGGTAACTCTGTTCGTTGTGTTTGGTTATCTTTTATTACACTGCCTTTAATTTTAGGGACTGCAGAGAAGCCTTTACTTCTAAGAATCTCTGCAGTATATTCATCCAGTTCATCCAATAATCTGTTCAGCCTTTTGTATTCTTCGTAAGATTCTAAGGTCGGCCCATCATTTATACTCAGTAGTATTTCTGGATTTACACTTACTCCTATCAAAATTCCGTAGCTTAATCCTTTTGTTTGATCTTTTGGCAGAGATGATAAATCAGCAAACCCAACTATTGAAGCACCTCTGGATATAAGCTGATCCTTTATTTCTTTGTTTAAACTCATAAATAACACCTCTTTTGATTGTTGCAAAATTTTATATTGTAGTTCCTTCTATAATGAGTCTTCTTTAGAAGTCGTATCTAATTTCCGCTCAATAGATTTTACGTTTTTGTCAATTCTCCAAAGCATTTTTATTACCCACATGACAAATGCGAAACTTAGCATAGCCGACCAAAACCCTGGTGACAATAATAGCATTCTGCGATCCCTCCATAATATCGAAATTTTCAAGAAGAGTTCTGCTGCCTATGATATTTTTTATTAATTTTAAAAGTTCTATTATCCGATCTAGCCTATTTATGGGGAAAGTATTGGGAATTCCATCGTATTTTATCTAAACTTTAATAAGGGTTCATGTAGAAATATAACATTGTTGTTGCAATGATAATCAGTACAATTACTGATACTATTACCAAAGTCCTGCGTTTCTTCATTATCCCATGGATTATACCTACAAGTGCAGCGATTATAAGAATAATAGCCAATGCCATACTTTACCACTCCTTTAATTCGCCTTTGACAACTTCTGATTTTCAGCCAAGCTTTCTTACTACCAGTCTCAAGCAATTGATTAATTGTGCTTATGCCAACTTCATTCAATTGTCGTTCAACTTTAAGAACCAACAATTTCTTTTCCTGCGCCAGGAGGGCGCGGTTTTTGCACGATATAGCATATAATGTTTTGCCGGTTTCCCGCCGCGCCATGATCGCATGCATCATCCTCCAAGCGGCGGGAACTGCCTGTTATGTAAAGTAGCGATCCCCCAGATTCAGAGGCCAACAGGACAGCGGCCCCTTGATTATCTCCAAATATTGCTGATATATCCCAAATTGTTTTGTCCACTTTGAAACCTGTACCGTTCCAATTTCTGTTTTCCATTCCTTTTCTATATCTGAATGACATTTCTGTCCTAATCCTTCTCGTTCATGATGACAAAATCGACATTCAAGGGGCATTAATCCTGTACTATGTAATTGACACAAGTTATTCTCCAAGAAATTGCATCCATTTTGT contains the following coding sequences:
- a CDS encoding 4Fe-4S double cluster binding domain-containing protein — its product is MSLNKEIKDQLISRGASIVGFADLSSLPKDQTKGLSYGILIGVSVNPEILLSINDGPTLESYEEYKRLNRLLDELDEYTAEILRSKGFSAVPKIKGSVIKDNQTQRTELPHKTIATRAGVGWIGKCALLVTEEYGSGIRISSVLTDAILETGTPITDSKCGNCLECKNACPAGAISGESWNVNIDRDKFYNAINCRNTARERCNKIGINETMCGLCIVKCPWTKGYLRGQRPVK
- a CDS encoding TfoX/Sxy family DNA transformation protein, which gives rise to MMHAIMARRETGKTLYAISCKNRALLAQEKKLLVLKVERQLNEVGISTINQLLETGSKKAWLKIRSCQRRIKGVVKYGIGYYSYNRCTCRYNPWDNEETQDFGNSISNCTDYHCNNNVIFLHEPLLKFR